The Larimichthys crocea isolate SSNF chromosome XII, L_crocea_2.0, whole genome shotgun sequence region catggtgagTCATGTGTAGATGGTGATCACTGTGCCTGCAGCTGGACAGCTCATATTTAGGTTCCACAACAATGCATGGATTACACTTTGCTGGCCTCCACAtgccatttttaaaatgttatttccaTTACCTCCTCTGGCCAAAGCCCCCCCCTCCAGCTCACTCCAAAGCGTGAAATCACGCCACAAcgcacccccacccccaccccccacctccacccgtCGCGCAGTTCAGTGCGCCCCTCTCTTTTGGATTCAGTTTCGGAAAGCGAGACGATGGCAAACATGTTCTGGAACAACTGACCGTGATCATTGCAAAGCCGTGCACAATTAAAGGACGTTGTGAGCGTTTACAACGTGTGAATAGATATGTTCTGACGGAGGAAACCCGATGAATCAGTGGAATCTGAAACAGCATGAAGGCATCTGGTCGTCAGGTTCCAGATAGTGGATGCGCGCCGGATCCAGAACCAACGACAGGATGAACTGAGACATTACGCGCAAGAGGTTGCCACGGGCAAGTGTTAGGTCTGACCTCTGTGGGTATAATTTCTGGGGCAAACAACCAGGAGAGGATGTATCAATGAAGAATGTGACTGCATCTGACTCTCTCCAAACGGGGTGGATGAAGCCCTTGGCGGTGTCATGCGTCTTGCCCCGCAGCCAAGTGCGCAACCCTTGCGGCTCATAGTTCTGCTACTCCTCACCTCTGGGGTGAACACATCCCCGGTGCTCTCCACGGGTTGTccggacaggtgtgtgtgtgatgaccaGTTGGTGGTTCAATGCGCTGGGCAGCACCTGACCTCCTTCCCGGTCAACTTGCCGCTGGCCACTCGGCAGCTCATCATCTCCAACAACCGCATCGTGGAGCTGCCGCCGCTTGCGCTCAACTACCTCTCTGATCTTGTGTATCTGGACTGCAGCAACAACTCACTGACTGAGATATCTGAGTCCACGTTTGGGAATCTACGGAAGCTAGCCTACCTGGACCTCTCCTTCAACACCTTGAGCCGGATCGAGGACAGGACGTTTGGCCCCTTGGCGAGCCTGGTGATGCTAAGAATGACGGACAACCCGGGGCTCTCGGAGATTCACCAGGACGCTTTTGCTGAAAACGCGGCTCTTCAGGTGCTGGATGTGAGCCGGAACAACCTGACAGTCCTAAACATCACCACCCTGATCGCGTTGCCTGCCCTGCGCTCTATGGGGCTCAGCGGGAACCCATGGAGCTGCGAGTGCGACAACGAGGATCTGTGCCTGTGGGTCCACCTGGAGGGCTTCAAGTTTCAAGGTTTTATTAGtcaactattttattttattctaatatCATATAAGGTGACATAATCACAACACTGACCTTTACTGTTGCTTTGCCCTAAATATCAAATGAATAGATCCCAGAGAGCCAATCACGAAGAAGAACTGCTGCTCCAGTTATTAATTATTAGATAATACTCGGTTATGTAAACTGTTGGTATTGTTTGTTGCTTGTGGCTGCCCTCAATAAACAGCCAATGTACATATGAAAACTTTTATGGAGCACAGCAAATTCAGACAAGATCTAACTAATGGTGTTATGAATAGTTGATGAATGatgcattcattattcattttattgtaattaaataatacaaataaattgaaataagaTAAGAGATAAAATAAGCACAGCAGCTCGTAGGATTGATAAGAAAATactcatgaa contains the following coding sequences:
- the LOC113743988 gene encoding leucine-rich repeat-containing protein 52-like, producing the protein MRLAPQPSAQPLRLIVLLLLTSGVNTSPVLSTGCPDRCVCDDQLVVQCAGQHLTSFPVNLPLATRQLIISNNRIVELPPLALNYLSDLVYLDCSNNSLTEISESTFGNLRKLAYLDLSFNTLSRIEDRTFGPLASLVMLRMTDNPGLSEIHQDAFAENAALQVLDVSRNNLTVLNITTLIALPALRSMGLSGNPWSCECDNEDLCLWVHLEGFKFQDEGQTVCGSPADMQGRRLGEVGIQLRTLCHQTLGSWDYLFFVVIGFVIFAAGTVSAWVMGVIMVLYERYIKKKDRQVDVDEDETSETGRTSRARSDHGNGNLKTSHTV